GGCACGTCATGGGTGACCCCGTGACGGAGATGGGCGAGCGTGGCCAGGAGCCGGTCGACGAACACCAGCCGGTGCTTCGCGCCGGCTCCCACACCCCGCTGCCGCGGCCGGGAGGCCAGCTTTGCCTGGTGACGCTCATGTCATGACGGGCCCAGGTCCGCGACGAGTTCAGCGATCACATCGGCCGACAGGCCCGTGATCCGACGGCTGATGACGATCGCTGCACGAGTCACGGTCCCCAACACCTCACCATGATCGACCATCCGTGGCTCGACGTCTCACCGCTTACCGTGCACGAGCTCGTAAGGGCTGTCCCGTAACTGATGGACAGGCGTTAATGGATGGGTAGTCCGCGGCTCGCATGCAAGTCGAGGATCACCTGCCGCCCGTCTTGATCCATGGCCATTTCACGATGCAGACCACGACAGGGGCGACGAGCATGGCCAGCAGCCACAGGCCCACGCTCGCGGGAGAGTAGATGTAGTAGCGCCAATGCTCTGGCAGAGGCGACGGCGCGAGTAGGAGCAAGATCAGCGTGGCCCATGTGGCCAGTACGGCGGCTGCCATGCGTGCGGTCATCTCTATTGGCCCCCTCGACGACGCTCATCTCTACGGATCGGATGATAGAGCGGCTGAGATGATCTTGGTATGGCTAGTGTGATCACGGCGTCAGAGCCGCCCTGGATAGCCCCGTTCACCGGGCTGAGCCCGCGCCTGTTCGGGAAGCTGGTGACCGTGTTGCGGCGCGAGGGTGCGGACGCGGTCCGCAAGGGCCAGCCGTGGAGTCTTCCGCTGGAGGACCGGGCCTTGCTGGTGGCGGCGTACTGGCGCACGAACCTGACCATGCGGCAGCTCGCCCCGTTGTTCGGTGTGTCCAAGTCGGCGGCGGACCGGATCATCGACCACCTCGGGCCGATGCTCGCACTCCAGCCCCGCAAACGGTTCGCCAAGGACACCGTGCTTATCGTGGACGGCACCCTGGTCCCCACCCGCGACCACGCCATCGCGGAGCGGTCGAAGAACTATCGGTACTCCACCAACCACCAAGTCGTCATCGACGCCGACACCCGCCTGGTCGTCGTGGTCGGACGGCCGCTCGCCGGAAACCGCAACGACTGCAAAGCGTGGGAGGAATCCAGCGCCAAAGCCTCCGTCGGCAGGACGCTCACGATCGCCGACGGCGGCTATCCAGGCACCGGGCTCGTCATGCCCCACCGCCGCCGCAAGGGCGAGGAACTGCCGGAGTGGAAGCAGGAGCACAACAAGTCCCACAAGCAGGTCCGCGCCCGCGTTGAGCACGTATTCGCCCGGATGAAGACCTGGAAGATCCTCCGCGACTGCCGCCTCAAAGGCGATGGCGTCCACCACGCCATGCTCGGCATCGCACGGATGCACAACCTCGCACTCGCCGGATAGACCAGCGGGCCGCACCGCGGCCACCCACGTCCAAGGCGACTCAAAGATCAGTTACGGGACAGCCCTTACGAGCTCGTGCGTGGTTAGCGGTGCGACGTCGAAAGGTGCAGGTCGGTCCGGTGATCACTGTGCCTGACGGTCCGTGCGGGTGGCGGTCTGCTGGTGTGAGAGCAGGCTGGCGACGGCTTGGATCGTGTCGCTCATGTGCTCGCGTCGGCCGTGGTGCCGGGCGAGTGCCCGCCAGTTCTTCAGGTGTGCGATGCCGTGCTCGACCCGGATACGGCGTGAGGAGTGGGCCTTGCGCTGGCGTTCGTAGATCTCCTCCTACCACTGTGGCGGGTTCTTCTTGAACTTGCGGTGTGGTGGTGTCACCACGCGGCCGCCGGTCTGGGCGCCCAGGCCTTGATAGCCCGCATCGGCGAGGATCTCCACGGGCGGGCCGTCAACCAGGTGCTTGACCAGGCCCAACTGCCGGGCGTGTGTGATGTCGGCACAGCTTGCCGGCTGGGCTGGACTGCAGAACAGGAGCCTGCCGCTGGCGTCGGTGAGGATCATGGCCTTGACGGCGTTCTGCTTGTTCTTGCCGGAGATGAACTTTTCCCGATCCTTACGGCCGGCAGCGGGTCTGCGGACCCGGATCTCGGTGCCGTCGACGATCCCGGTCTGCCCGCTGGACCCGAGGTGCTCGATGACCTCGGCGAGGGTGCGGAGCCGGACACCGGCTGCGATGGTGCAGCCCCGCTCGGCGAGCAGCGGCCGCACCTCGCCGATCGCCCGGGTGACCGTGGAGCGGTCGACGCCGAACCAGCAGGCCAGCACGTCGTGAGTAGCGCCGTGGCGAAGGTGGACGAGGGTTGCCAGGGGCCGGTCGATGAAGACCAACCGGTGCTTTGCACCCGCGCCGACGGCCCGCTTCCGTGGCCTGGACTCCAGTCTCGCCTGGTGTCGCTCGTGCCATAACGGACCTACCTCGGCGACTAGTTCGGCGATCACATCGGCCGACAGCCCCGTGATCCTCCGGTCGCTGATGATCGCTGTACGAGACCCGTTCCTCACCACACGAACATGATCAGCGATCACGACCCAGCGTCGCACCGCTAACCACGCACGAGCTCGTTAGCTGGACAACTCGTCCCGATCCAAGGCTCGGCAGGATATTGGATGGCCCCGGACGAGTGATGTCCGGCTTCTGCATTGCGGCTTGTACGGGGTTCTGCAGATGATCTTGTACGCGGACGCGGGCAAGGGGAGCTTCAGACGTTCCGTCCCCGTAGAAGCACCGGCCTCGGGCTGTTCGACGTTGTGATGCCGTACAGCTCGAGGCCGGCGCGTGAGACCGCTGGTCCTTTCCCACTTCGTGTTCTGCTTTTGGAAGGGGGGCACAGAAGGCGGCTGTGGTCTTGGGCCGCTGAGAAGCCTGGTCAGGCGCTGCTCGGTTGGCTGGCGACTCGCATGTCCTCTTCCTGGGCGAGCACGGCGGAGGCGACGACGGCCTGGAGACGGCGGATCCCGGGGAGGAACAGTAGGGCCGCGTTGCTGAGGAGAATGCCCAGGGCGCAGGTCCACATGACGGTGGAGGCTCCCGCCCAGTCAGCGACGGCGCCCGCGAGGATGTAGCCGAGAGGAACGAGGGCGTTCTCGCCAAGCATGGTGAGCGAGGTGACCCGGCCGATGAGGTGCTCAGGGATCTGCTGCTGCTTGGCAGTCTCGAAGAAGACGACTGCCAGTTCCAGGCTGATACCGCTCAGCAGCATGGCGGGCAGCAGCAGGGGAGGCTGCGGTGCGCTGGCCAGGATCGCGAGGGGCAGAGGCCAGATGAGCTGGACGCTGACGCAGGCGAGCATGAGGCGGCGGGGGTGCCAACGCAGTGCGATGAGAGAGCCCAGCACCATGCCGGCGGAGAAGGCTGAGACAGCCCATCCCCAGTAGGCCGCTCCTTCGGAAGTGCCGGAGAGGATGAGCGGGCCGAGGAGCTGATAGCCCGCGAGCCACAGGGGTACGGCGAGGGTGCCGGCGAGGGCATAGGCCCACATCCAGGGGCGGGAGGAGAAGGCCTGCCATCCTTCGCGCCAGCTGTGGCGTGTGGCTGCGCGCGAGGGGGAGGGAGCTTTGCTGTGAAGGCCGGTGAGGATCAGGGAGCAGGCAGCGAAGGAGAGCCCTCCGGCGATGAGGACCTGGCCGAAGCCGAAGGCGGCGCCGAGGAGGGAGCCGAGTCCGGGGACGGCGATGCGAGCCAGGTTGAGGACCAGCCGGAGCGAGGCGTTCGCCTTCTGGAGGGCGCTTGCCGGGACGAGCTCGACGATCAAGCCCTGGAAGGCCGGCTGGGCGAGGGCTGTGGCGGCTCCGGTGGTCATGGCGGCGGTTGCGAACATCCACAGGGTGACCTGCCCGGGGGTCGCGGTCAGGAGGATCCCCAGGAGTGTCTGGACGCCGGCCAGAAGGAAGTTGGCGCTGACCGCGAGGGCCCTGCGGGGGACACGGTCGGCGAGGACGCCTCCGTAGGGGAGCAGCAGGGTCTGCGCGGCGACGGAGCAGCCGAGGACCAGGCCTGCGGAGAGGCCGCTTCCCCCTACCTGCAGGACGGCGAAGGCCATGACCACGTTGACGAGGTTGGTGCCTGCGGTGGAGACGCCCCGGCCGGCGACGTAGCGCAGGTAGGGCTTTCGCCAGGTGCGGTCGGAAGAGAGCGGCGGGAGGTGGATGTCGTGAGGCATGCAGCGGTGGTCCTGCCTGGAAGCGTTGGGTCAGACGGGCATGTAGTCGGGGCGGGGGATGACGTGCCGGGTGGTGTTGTTCAGTCCCGGACAGATGACCTTGACGACGGCAAAGTCGTCGTTGGTGCTGAGATCGACAGCCATGGGTTCGTGGCCGGTCAGGTCGGTCACC
This sequence is a window from Streptomyces vietnamensis. Protein-coding genes within it:
- a CDS encoding transposase encodes the protein MASVITASEPPWIAPFTGLSPRLFGKLVTVLRREGADAVRKGQPWSLPLEDRALLVAAYWRTNLTMRQLAPLFGVSKSAADRIIDHLGPMLALQPRKRFAKDTVLIVDGTLVPTRDHAIAERSKNYRYSTNHQVVIDADTRLVVVVGRPLAGNRNDCKAWEESSAKASVGRTLTIADGGYPGTGLVMPHRRRKGEELPEWKQEHNKSHKQVRARVEHVFARMKTWKILRDCRLKGDGVHHAMLGIARMHNLALAG
- a CDS encoding MFS transporter yields the protein MPHDIHLPPLSSDRTWRKPYLRYVAGRGVSTAGTNLVNVVMAFAVLQVGGSGLSAGLVLGCSVAAQTLLLPYGGVLADRVPRRALAVSANFLLAGVQTLLGILLTATPGQVTLWMFATAAMTTGAATALAQPAFQGLIVELVPASALQKANASLRLVLNLARIAVPGLGSLLGAAFGFGQVLIAGGLSFAACSLILTGLHSKAPSPSRAATRHSWREGWQAFSSRPWMWAYALAGTLAVPLWLAGYQLLGPLILSGTSEGAAYWGWAVSAFSAGMVLGSLIALRWHPRRLMLACVSVQLIWPLPLAILASAPQPPLLLPAMLLSGISLELAVVFFETAKQQQIPEHLIGRVTSLTMLGENALVPLGYILAGAVADWAGASTVMWTCALGILLSNAALLFLPGIRRLQAVVASAVLAQEEDMRVASQPSSA